A section of the Thermodesulfobacteriota bacterium genome encodes:
- a CDS encoding cyclic nucleotide-binding domain-containing protein, with protein MIESKYLKENIENIQKLMTIPALRNFETNSLGKLLRLSKIRQYEDGEIIIKEGDLDPWLYFLLSGNIRITKEGLDIGTIDRRGEIFGEMRIVDSLSRSASVFATGKTVCLAVDTSAKDRLSHEGTKDERLDFLLLLYRIFAEYMSIRLRLTNEELIKAKKRIEQLKSK; from the coding sequence ATGATTGAGTCCAAATATTTAAAAGAGAATATAGAAAATATACAAAAGCTCATGACCATCCCGGCATTGAGGAATTTTGAAACCAATAGTCTGGGAAAATTGCTCAGGCTCAGCAAAATACGACAGTATGAAGATGGAGAGATTATTATCAAAGAGGGCGACCTGGATCCCTGGCTCTATTTTCTTCTTTCAGGCAATATAAGGATTACCAAAGAAGGCCTCGATATCGGCACCATCGACAGGAGGGGTGAAATCTTCGGTGAGATGAGAATTGTGGACAGCCTTAGCAGATCAGCATCGGTTTTTGCAACAGGCAAAACCGTTTGCCTGGCGGTTGATACCTCGGCCAAAGACAGGCTTTCTCATGAAGGAACCAAAGACGAAAGGCTCGATTTTTTGCTGTTGCTGTACAGAATTTTTGCAGAATACATGTCGATACGGTTGCGGTTAACAAATGAAGAGCTGATTAAGGCAAAAAAGCGCATCGAACAGCTTAAATCCAAGTGA
- the carB gene encoding carbamoyl-phosphate synthase large subunit encodes MPKRTDINKILIIGAGPIIISQACEFDYSGTQACKALKEEGFEVVLVNSNPATIMTDPEMTDKTYIEPVTPEAVAMIIERERPDAILPTLGGQTGLNTAIEVADTGVLDIFNVEMIGASVESIKKAENRDLFRQAMKKIGLRIPKSGIATDMDKARAIADEIGFPIIIRPAFTLGGTGGGVAYNPEELEKLAKGGIDASLISQVMLEESVLGWKEYELEVMRDKNDNVVIVCSIENMDPMGIHTGDSITVAPAQTLSDKEYQVMRDASIAILREIGVDTGGSNVQFAVDPKNGEMIVVEMNPRVSRSSALASKATGFPIAKIAAKLAVGYTLDEITNDITGETFASFEPALDYCVVKIPRWTFEKFPETSDFITTSMKSVGETMAIGRTFKEALQKGLRSLEIGRFGLGADGKDESLPTKFEIEQNLATPNSQRIFYLRYALLAKMSVQSIYELTGIDPWFLYQLQQMVDLEREIAEDKNDISDSLLIQAKSWGFSDIQLAHLTGTTEEAVKQKRNELNLRPVYKLVDTCAAEFKAATPYYYSTYESECEARVSAKNKVMILGGGPNRIGQGIEFDYCCVHASFALAEEGIESIMVNSNPETVSTDYDTSDKLYFEPLTKEDVLHIVEKEKPMGVIVQFGGQTPLNLSTSLFGAGVPILGTQPESIDRAEDRELFQAMLKKLGLVQPDNKTATSVNEAVVAAEAIGYPVIVRPSYVLGGRAMKIVYDPNDLKSYTKLAITASPEHPVLIDQFLEDAVEVDVDAISDGSSTTIGGIMEHIEAAGVHSGDSACVLPPYSINESMIDEIVKATKAMAAELNVVGLMNVQYAIKDKQLYVLEVNPRASRTIPFVSKATGVSLAKLATKIMLGKKLADLGMTEEKTPVHISVKEAVLPFNRLPDVDTLLGPEMKSTGEVMGIDSEFGPAYAKAQLGAGQNLPPAGCVFISVQERDKPAALEVASQFYHIGFKIMATKGTSSFMIHNGIPNKKVNKVSLGRPHVVDAIKNGEIQLIINTGAGDKSRRDGYMIRRAAIKFNIPYTTTIAGAMAISRGIQALKERKLSVKTLQEYY; translated from the coding sequence ATGCCAAAACGCACAGACATAAATAAGATTCTAATCATCGGCGCCGGTCCCATTATTATCAGTCAGGCATGTGAGTTTGACTACTCAGGGACCCAGGCATGCAAGGCTTTAAAAGAAGAGGGTTTCGAAGTGGTGCTGGTAAACAGCAACCCTGCTACCATCATGACCGATCCCGAGATGACCGACAAAACCTACATCGAGCCCGTAACCCCGGAAGCTGTTGCCATGATTATTGAAAGGGAACGGCCTGATGCGATTTTACCGACACTGGGCGGACAAACCGGCTTAAATACCGCCATAGAAGTTGCCGATACGGGCGTTCTCGATATCTTTAACGTTGAAATGATCGGTGCATCGGTGGAATCTATCAAAAAGGCTGAAAACAGGGACCTGTTTCGCCAGGCGATGAAAAAGATCGGTCTTCGCATCCCCAAAAGCGGTATTGCCACGGATATGGACAAGGCTCGTGCCATTGCCGATGAAATCGGTTTTCCCATCATTATCCGTCCTGCTTTTACCCTGGGCGGAACCGGTGGAGGGGTGGCCTATAATCCGGAAGAACTTGAAAAACTGGCCAAGGGCGGTATTGACGCCAGCCTGATCAGTCAGGTGATGTTGGAAGAATCGGTTTTAGGCTGGAAAGAGTATGAACTTGAGGTCATGAGGGATAAAAATGACAATGTGGTGATCGTGTGTTCCATTGAAAATATGGATCCCATGGGGATACACACCGGCGACAGCATTACGGTGGCACCGGCCCAGACTTTGAGTGACAAAGAATATCAGGTGATGCGGGATGCCTCCATTGCCATACTTCGCGAAATCGGTGTGGATACCGGGGGCTCAAATGTTCAGTTTGCCGTTGATCCGAAAAATGGAGAGATGATCGTCGTTGAAATGAATCCGAGAGTCTCCCGCAGCAGTGCACTTGCGTCCAAGGCCACCGGTTTTCCTATTGCCAAGATTGCCGCCAAGCTGGCGGTGGGATATACCCTGGATGAAATTACCAACGATATTACCGGAGAGACCTTTGCCTCCTTTGAGCCTGCTCTGGACTACTGTGTGGTTAAAATACCGCGCTGGACATTTGAGAAATTTCCTGAAACCTCGGACTTTATTACCACCTCCATGAAATCAGTGGGTGAAACCATGGCCATTGGCCGGACGTTTAAAGAAGCCCTGCAAAAGGGATTAAGATCCCTTGAAATCGGCAGATTTGGATTGGGTGCGGACGGAAAGGATGAAAGCCTGCCGACAAAATTTGAAATTGAGCAGAATCTGGCCACCCCGAATTCACAGCGAATATTTTACCTGCGATATGCATTGCTGGCGAAAATGTCAGTTCAGTCCATTTATGAATTAACCGGTATCGATCCCTGGTTTTTATACCAGCTTCAGCAGATGGTGGATCTTGAACGAGAAATTGCCGAGGACAAAAACGATATTTCCGACTCACTTTTAATCCAGGCCAAATCCTGGGGCTTTTCAGATATCCAGCTGGCCCACTTAACCGGCACAACCGAAGAGGCCGTTAAACAAAAACGAAATGAATTGAATCTACGTCCGGTTTATAAGCTGGTGGATACCTGTGCCGCTGAATTTAAGGCTGCGACACCTTACTACTACTCCACCTACGAGTCTGAATGCGAGGCAAGGGTTTCCGCTAAAAACAAGGTGATGATCTTGGGCGGTGGCCCCAACAGAATCGGTCAGGGAATCGAATTTGATTACTGCTGCGTCCATGCTTCGTTTGCCCTTGCTGAGGAAGGGATTGAAAGTATCATGGTCAACAGCAATCCCGAAACCGTTAGTACGGATTACGATACATCGGACAAACTCTACTTTGAGCCGTTGACCAAGGAAGATGTGCTTCATATTGTGGAAAAAGAAAAACCCATGGGCGTCATCGTGCAATTCGGCGGTCAGACTCCCCTTAACCTTTCCACTTCCCTGTTTGGGGCAGGGGTACCCATTTTAGGTACTCAGCCGGAGAGTATCGACCGGGCCGAAGACAGAGAGCTTTTTCAGGCGATGTTAAAAAAACTGGGTCTGGTTCAGCCGGATAACAAAACGGCCACATCCGTCAATGAAGCCGTGGTGGCGGCTGAAGCAATCGGATATCCTGTCATTGTCCGGCCTTCATATGTGCTGGGTGGAAGGGCCATGAAAATCGTCTATGACCCGAATGATCTGAAAAGTTATACAAAACTTGCCATTACCGCATCGCCTGAACATCCGGTTTTAATTGACCAGTTCCTCGAGGACGCCGTTGAAGTGGATGTGGATGCCATTTCAGACGGTTCAAGCACCACCATCGGTGGTATCATGGAGCATATTGAAGCTGCCGGCGTTCATTCGGGGGATTCCGCCTGTGTACTTCCTCCATACAGTATAAATGAGTCTATGATTGATGAAATTGTCAAAGCCACCAAAGCCATGGCTGCAGAATTAAATGTGGTTGGCCTGATGAACGTGCAGTATGCCATTAAGGACAAACAGCTGTATGTTCTGGAAGTCAATCCCAGGGCATCCAGAACCATTCCATTTGTCAGCAAGGCCACTGGTGTGTCTTTGGCAAAACTCGCCACCAAGATTATGCTGGGGAAAAAATTAGCAGACCTTGGCATGACCGAGGAAAAGACCCCGGTTCATATTTCGGTCAAAGAAGCGGTTCTTCCCTTTAACAGGCTGCCTGATGTGGATACTCTCCTTGGCCCGGAAATGAAGTCCACCGGTGAAGTCATGGGAATTGATTCCGAATTCGGACCCGCATATGCCAAGGCGCAGCTTGGTGCGGGACAAAATCTTCCTCCTGCGGGCTGCGTGTTTATCAGTGTGCAGGAGAGAGATAAACCGGCAGCCCTTGAAGTGGCGTCCCAATTTTACCATATCGGTTTTAAAATTATGGCGACCAAGGGCACCTCTTCATTTATGATTCATAACGGCATACCGAATAAAAAGGTCAACAAAGTGTCCTTAGGCAGGCCGCATGTGGTTGATGCCATCAAGAACGGAGAAATTCAGCTCATCATTAACACGGGTGCAGGAGACAAATCACGGCGTGACGGGTACATGATCAGACGTGCCGCTATCAAATTCAACATTCCCTATACGACGACCATTGCCGGAGCAATGGCTATATCAAGAGGAATTCAGGCGCTTAAAGAAAGAAAGCTTTCGGTAAAAACATTGCAGGAGTATTATTAA
- the purF gene encoding amidophosphoribosyltransferase, whose product MKSKSAIKIEQHRVTNEKPREACGIFGIHGHREAARLTYFGLYALQHRGQESAGIAVVNHQRIAAHKGMGLVPDVFDISHFEQLQGKSAIGHVRYSTTGSSILTNAQPFVVNHRNKSYAVAHNGNIVNAHILKNELEEAGSIFQTTMDSEIFLHLLVKNLTYGLKQALLETVTRLKGAFSFIVLTSKGEVIGIKDPNGFRPLCLGKLDGRYVLASETCALDLVEAEFVRELDPGEIVIISEEGLESIKTDISAKPSFCIFEFIYFARPDSTIFGQNVYQTRKAHGRRLADEAPVEADLVMPFPDSGTYAALGYSEASGIPFEMAMIRNHYVGRTFIQPTQSMRDFGVRVKLNPVKKLLKGKDIIIIEDSIIRGTTVRTRVKSLRKLGVKRVHLRVSGPPHRFPCHYGIDFSTRGELIAASKSIEELKNFLGLDSLYYLSLEGLLKSTGIENPENHFCKACFDGLYPVKFDEALSKDCLEKG is encoded by the coding sequence ATGAAATCAAAATCTGCAATAAAAATAGAACAGCATAGAGTAACAAATGAAAAACCCCGGGAGGCATGCGGAATTTTCGGTATTCACGGACACCGCGAAGCGGCGAGGCTGACCTATTTTGGGCTGTATGCCCTCCAGCACCGGGGACAGGAGAGTGCCGGAATTGCGGTGGTAAACCACCAAAGAATCGCCGCCCATAAGGGCATGGGTCTGGTGCCTGATGTGTTCGATATCAGCCACTTTGAGCAGTTACAGGGGAAAAGCGCCATCGGGCATGTCAGGTATTCAACCACCGGCAGTTCCATACTCACCAATGCCCAGCCATTTGTAGTTAATCACCGAAACAAGTCATATGCCGTTGCCCATAACGGAAACATTGTAAATGCTCATATACTGAAAAATGAACTTGAAGAGGCGGGTTCAATTTTTCAAACCACCATGGACAGTGAAATTTTTCTACACCTTTTGGTAAAAAATCTGACATACGGCCTAAAGCAGGCCTTGCTGGAAACAGTCACCCGGTTAAAAGGTGCGTTTTCTTTTATCGTGCTGACAAGCAAAGGTGAAGTCATTGGAATAAAGGACCCGAACGGTTTCAGGCCGTTGTGCCTGGGTAAATTAGACGGAAGATACGTTCTGGCATCTGAAACATGTGCTCTGGATCTCGTCGAAGCCGAATTTGTCAGGGAGCTTGATCCCGGTGAAATTGTGATTATCAGCGAAGAGGGCCTTGAGAGTATAAAAACGGATATTTCTGCAAAGCCCAGTTTTTGCATATTTGAATTCATCTATTTCGCCAGACCGGACAGCACTATTTTCGGACAAAACGTTTATCAGACAAGAAAGGCCCATGGCAGACGCCTGGCCGATGAAGCGCCTGTGGAAGCGGACCTGGTCATGCCTTTTCCGGACTCCGGGACGTATGCCGCTTTGGGATATTCTGAAGCCTCGGGCATTCCGTTTGAAATGGCAATGATCCGCAACCATTATGTCGGAAGGACATTCATTCAACCGACCCAGAGTATGCGCGATTTTGGTGTCCGGGTTAAGTTGAATCCGGTAAAAAAGCTTTTAAAAGGCAAGGATATCATTATTATTGAAGATTCGATCATACGGGGAACCACTGTTAGAACAAGGGTCAAGTCCCTCCGCAAGCTCGGAGTGAAACGGGTGCATTTGAGGGTCAGTGGGCCTCCTCACCGGTTTCCCTGCCATTACGGCATCGATTTTTCAACCCGGGGCGAGCTTATTGCGGCAAGCAAGTCAATAGAAGAACTCAAGAATTTTCTCGGTCTGGACTCCCTGTATTATCTCAGCCTTGAAGGACTTTTGAAATCGACCGGTATTGAAAACCCTGAAAACCATTTTTGCAAGGCCTGTTTTGATGGACTGTACCCGGTGAAATTCGATGAGGCGCTTTCCAAAGACTGTCTTGAAAAAGGATAA